One region of Planifilum fulgidum genomic DNA includes:
- a CDS encoding transposase, translating to MFRTNPSREFQPETVNIEDLVPQDHLLRKINETIDFSFIAEKCRPLYCQDNGRPCIDPVMLFKMLLIGYLYGIRSERRLIEEIRV from the coding sequence ATGTTCAGGACGAACCCATCCAGGGAATTTCAACCCGAAACAGTCAACATAGAAGACCTTGTTCCCCAAGATCACTTGCTTAGAAAAATCAATGAAACCATCGACTTTTCGTTTATCGCGGAAAAATGCCGCCCCTTGTATTGTCAAGATAATGGGCGTCCTTGCATCGATCCGGTCATGCTGTTCAAAATGCTTTTGATCGGTTATTTGTACGGAATTCGTTCGGAAAGACGCCTCATTGAGGAAATCCGGGTCA